The Roseibium sp. Sym1 nucleotide sequence TCCCGTCGGCATAGGTCGCGCCGGCGATTTCCTTGTCGGTCGCTTCACGGCCGGCGCCGCCCTTGGTGATGCCCGAGACGTCACCGACGGTTTCAACCGCGGACACGAAGGCCATCAGGCAGAAGCCGATGACAGCGGCGAAGGAGAATTCGAAGCCGTATTTGAACGGTTGCGGCAGGGCAAAGACGGCCGCCCGGTCCCAGGACCCGGCAATCGCGCCGAAGGTCAGCATGCCTGTGGCCAGCGCGAAGATGTAACCGGCGAGCAGGCCGAGCAACACTGCCGAAACCGACATCATGCCCTTGCCGAAGAATTTCAGCCCCAGGGTGACAACGATCACGACCAGTGCGGCCGACCAGTTCAGCAGCGAGCCGTATTCCGGCGTGCCGATGGCGGGCACACCGCCGGCGGCGTACTGGATGCCGACCTTGACCAGCGCCAGGCCGATCATGGTGACGACAAGGCCGGTCACCAGTGGCGGCAGGGCAAAACGGATCTTGCCGATGAAAAGGCCAAGGCAGGCGTGGAACATGCCGCCGATGATGACGCCGCCGAACAGGGCGGCGAGGCCGTCGACGCCCTTGCCGGCGACCAGCGGGATCATGATCGGCAGGAAGGCAAAGGAGGTGCCCTGGACAATCGGAAGGGCCGCGCCGACCGGGCCAAGCGTGAGGGTCTGCAGGAGCGTTGCCACGCCCGCAAACACCATCGACATCTGGATCAGATAGAGAAGCTCCGGAAAGTCGGGCGAATTGGACCCGAAGCCGAAGCCGGCGGCACCGGCGACAATGATGGCCGGGGTCACGTTGGAGACGAACATCGCCAGGACGTGCTGGATGCCGAGGGGGATCGCCTTCACCAAAGGCGGCGTGTAGTTGGGATCGCGGAGCTGCTCCGGCGACCCGATCGATGCGTTAGACATGTCTGCTCCTCAGAAGGTCGATGGACGTCTCCACCTCGTTTGGCGGGCAGGGATCGTCCGAAATGGAAGGCCTATCCCGTTGCGGCGGCCTCCACAGTCCACGGGTCCTCGAACCAATGTTCCTCAAGATTGGGTCCGTCCCCGATGCGGTCCACGACCGCGTAACGGCCCGCCTTGCCAAGCGGAGCCAGAACACCGTGCCAGGTGCCACGATGAAGATTGATCGACTGGCCCGGCTGGCTGATGAAAGCCTTCAGGTTGACCGGCGTGCCGGTGTTGTCGTCCGCGACGACGACGATCATCGGCACACCGTCCAGCGGAATGAACGCCTGGCTGCCGTCCGGGTGTCGCTCGACCATGTCGACGACGTGAGGCAGTGATCGCGCCTTTGCGTCGAACAGGCTGATGCCCGCCCGCCCGGTCCCGAAATCCAGCTTTGCCCTGTCGTGATGCCGGCCGCACATGCCCTGGTTTATGATCTTGTCAGGGTCACCTGCGACTTCCAGCACGTCGCCATAGGCGGCAAAAGCCTCGGCTGTGAGGGGCGATGGGGCGATGGTCCGGCTCACGGCAACAGGTCCTTGAGGCGGAACCAGGCGATCCGTTCCACCTGGCGGCAGGCTTCCTCGAATTCCGTGGCCCGGTCATTGCCGACCCGGCGCTGGAACGCCTCCATGATCGAGGCCTTGTCATGGTCGCGCACGGCGATGATGAACGGAAAGCCGTGCTTGTCGACGTAGTCCGTGTTGAGCTTTGTGAAGGTCTCGCGTTCCTCGTCGGTCAAGAGGTCGAGACCGGCGCTGGCCTGTTCGCTGGTGCTTTCCGCGGTCAGGCGGCCGGCGGCGGCCAGCTTGCCGGCGAGATCCGGGTGCGCGGTCAGGACGGAAAGACGCTCCTCTTCGCTGGCGGAGCGGAACATCCGGCAGAGCGCGTTGTGCACCCCGGCGGCGCAGTCGTGGGCGGGACCCAGCTCCAGCTCGAAGGCGCGTTCCGCGATCCAGGGGGAATGCTCGA carries:
- a CDS encoding uracil-xanthine permease family protein, whose translation is MSNASIGSPEQLRDPNYTPPLVKAIPLGIQHVLAMFVSNVTPAIIVAGAAGFGFGSNSPDFPELLYLIQMSMVFAGVATLLQTLTLGPVGAALPIVQGTSFAFLPIMIPLVAGKGVDGLAALFGGVIIGGMFHACLGLFIGKIRFALPPLVTGLVVTMIGLALVKVGIQYAAGGVPAIGTPEYGSLLNWSAALVVIVVTLGLKFFGKGMMSVSAVLLGLLAGYIFALATGMLTFGAIAGSWDRAAVFALPQPFKYGFEFSFAAVIGFCLMAFVSAVETVGDVSGITKGGAGREATDKEIAGATYADGIGTAIAGFFGGFPNTSFSQNVGLIAMTGVMSRHVVTIGAIFLIVCGLIPKVGAVIRTVPIEVLGGGVIVMFGMVVAAGISMLSDVNWNRRNMVIFAISLSIGLGLQLEPGALQHMPDTARILLTSGLLPAAAIAIVLNLILPDELTGESTEEVSGGMSGHGRGSLPKEETA
- a CDS encoding ureidoglycolate lyase, with product MSRTIAPSPLTAEAFAAYGDVLEVAGDPDKIINQGMCGRHHDRAKLDFGTGRAGISLFDAKARSLPHVVDMVERHPDGSQAFIPLDGVPMIVVVADDNTGTPVNLKAFISQPGQSINLHRGTWHGVLAPLGKAGRYAVVDRIGDGPNLEEHWFEDPWTVEAAATG